Proteins co-encoded in one Strix uralensis isolate ZFMK-TIS-50842 chromosome 2, bStrUra1, whole genome shotgun sequence genomic window:
- the LOC141939867 gene encoding nuclear pore complex protein Nup98-Nup96-like, translating to MEDDKHKEALFLFKAGHWNQCHKLVVRHLASDAIINENYKYLKGFLEDLALPERSALIQDWEVAGLVYLDYIRVIEMLDRIQQLDCSTYELERLHTKVTSLCNRIEQIQCRSAKDRLAQSDMAKRVANLLRVVLSLQPLAEATPDAQRVPLRLLAPHIGRLPMPEDYALEELRGLTQSYLRELTTH from the exons ATGGAGGATGACAAGCATAAAGAAGCCCTCTTCTTGTTCAAGGCTGGGCACTGGAACCAGTGTCACAAGCTGGTTGTCAGGCACTTAGCCTCAG ATGCTATTATTAATGAAAactacaagtacctgaaaggatTCCTGGAAGATCTTGCTCTTCCAGAGCGTAGTGCACTCATCCAGGACTGGGAGGTGGCAGGGCTGGTCTACCTGGATTACATCCGTGTTATTGAGATGCTCGATAGGATTCAGCAG CTGGATTGTTCCACCTACGAGCTGGAGCGGTTACATACCAAAGTGACGTCGCTGTGCAACAGGATAGAGCAGATCCAGTGCCGCAGCGCCAAGGACCGCCTGGCTCAGTCGG ACATGGCCAAGCGCGTGGCCAACCTGCTGCGCGTGGTGCTGAGCCTGCAGCCCCTGGCCGAGGCCACCCCGGACGCCCAGCGCGTGCCCCTGCGCCTGCTGGCCCCCCACATCGGGCGCTTGCCCATGCCCGAGGACTACGCCTTGGAGGAGCTGCGCGGCCTCACCCAGTCCTACCTGCGCGAGCTGACCACGCACTGA